The Paenibacillus macerans genome includes a window with the following:
- a CDS encoding tRNA dihydrouridine synthase, translating to MTENFWRNLPRPFFILAPMEDVTDVVFRHVVSAAARPDVFFTEFANTESYCHPEGNQSVRGRLTFTEDEQPMVAHIWGDKPEYFRQMSIGMAKEGFKGIDINMGCPVANVAENGKGSGLICRPETAAELIQAAKAGGLPVSVKTRLGFSSVDEWRGWLTHILQQDIVNLSIHLRTREEMSKVAAHWELIPEIKKLRDEVAPDTLLTINGDIPDRQTGLKLAEQYGVDGIMIGRGIFHNPFAFEKEPREHSSEELLDLLRLHLDLHDHYSALGPPRSFSPLPRFFKIYVRGFRGASELRNSLMNARSTSEVRALLDEFRNKEHAGAEERGD from the coding sequence ATGACAGAAAATTTTTGGCGTAATTTACCGCGGCCTTTTTTTATACTGGCGCCCATGGAGGATGTGACGGATGTTGTTTTTCGCCATGTCGTCAGTGCAGCGGCCAGACCGGATGTGTTTTTTACGGAGTTTGCGAATACGGAAAGCTATTGTCACCCGGAGGGGAACCAAAGTGTGCGCGGGCGTTTGACGTTTACTGAGGATGAGCAGCCCATGGTAGCGCATATTTGGGGAGATAAGCCGGAATATTTTCGTCAAATGAGCATCGGTATGGCGAAGGAAGGTTTCAAGGGCATCGATATTAATATGGGGTGTCCTGTGGCGAATGTAGCGGAGAACGGGAAGGGCAGCGGCCTGATCTGCCGTCCGGAAACCGCAGCGGAACTTATCCAGGCCGCCAAAGCCGGGGGACTGCCCGTCAGCGTAAAAACAAGACTTGGTTTTAGTAGCGTCGACGAATGGCGCGGCTGGTTAACCCATATTTTGCAGCAAGACATTGTGAATCTGTCCATTCATCTGCGGACAAGAGAAGAAATGAGCAAGGTAGCCGCGCATTGGGAGCTCATCCCGGAGATTAAGAAGCTTCGTGATGAGGTGGCTCCGGATACCCTTCTGACCATTAACGGGGATATCCCTGACCGCCAGACCGGCCTCAAGCTGGCTGAGCAGTACGGGGTGGATGGGATTATGATTGGGCGCGGTATTTTTCATAATCCGTTTGCCTTTGAGAAGGAGCCGAGGGAACACAGCAGCGAAGAATTGCTTGATTTACTGCGGTTGCATCTGGATCTCCATGATCACTATTCAGCACTGGGGCCGCCGCGTTCCTTCAGCCCTCTCCCCCGCTTCTTTAAGATATATGTCCGCGGATTTCGAGGGGCGAGCGAATTAAGAAACAGCTTAATGAACGCAAGGTCCACAAGTGAAGTGCGCGCGCTGCTCGATGAGTTTAGAAACAAGGAGCATGCCGGAGCGGAGGAACGTGGGGATTAA
- a CDS encoding AAA family ATPase translates to MDKYKSVLINNASKLDAITDACGEITKLASSIIEDNSRAATVSLLKKISDVVDNPKYQIEVKRVAQLLNSNLIEYYGYTTLQSICKPDTVIAEDTRTLQELLGELNALVGLETVKAKVNDLIAYQKVQKLRRENNLHSSKNTLHLAFTGNPGTGKTTVARIVGRIYKQIGLLSKGHFIEVSRTDLIAGYQGQTALKVKKVIERAKGGVLFIDEAYSITENDHSDSYGRECLTELTKALEDYRDDLVVIVAGYTEPMNKFFESNPGLKSRFNTFIEFENYQAEELEEILISMCEKNDYRLSEEVRKSVKAFFENEISKKNENFANGRLARNLYDDLVMNHARRVINIANVSKNDLSVITASDFEVLS, encoded by the coding sequence ATGGATAAATACAAGAGCGTGTTAATAAATAATGCATCAAAATTAGATGCTATTACAGATGCCTGTGGTGAGATTACAAAGCTTGCATCTTCTATAATTGAGGATAACAGTAGGGCGGCTACGGTTTCACTTCTTAAAAAAATATCAGACGTAGTAGATAATCCTAAATACCAGATTGAAGTAAAGCGTGTAGCCCAGTTGTTAAACTCAAATTTAATTGAATACTATGGCTATACAACATTGCAAAGCATTTGCAAACCAGATACAGTGATAGCGGAGGATACAAGAACTTTGCAAGAACTGTTGGGCGAGCTAAACGCCCTTGTTGGTTTGGAGACAGTTAAAGCTAAGGTTAATGATTTAATTGCTTATCAAAAAGTTCAAAAGCTACGTAGAGAGAATAATCTTCACTCCTCAAAAAACACTTTGCATTTAGCCTTCACAGGAAATCCGGGAACGGGAAAAACAACGGTTGCGAGAATTGTTGGTAGAATCTACAAACAGATAGGGTTGCTATCAAAAGGACATTTTATTGAAGTGTCTAGAACAGATCTTATAGCAGGATATCAGGGCCAAACAGCACTTAAAGTTAAGAAAGTAATAGAACGTGCAAAAGGCGGAGTATTATTTATTGACGAGGCTTATAGTATTACTGAAAATGATCACAGTGATTCTTATGGAAGAGAGTGCCTGACGGAACTCACTAAAGCATTAGAAGATTATAGAGATGATTTAGTTGTTATTGTTGCTGGTTATACAGAACCAATGAATAAGTTTTTTGAATCGAATCCGGGGTTAAAATCAAGATTTAATACATTCATTGAATTTGAAAATTATCAGGCTGAAGAACTAGAAGAAATCTTGATAAGTATGTGTGAAAAGAACGACTATCGATTAAGTGAGGAAGTTAGGAAAAGTGTAAAAGCCTTTTTTGAAAACGAGATAAGTAAAAAAAATGAGAACTTTGCAAATGGTCGTTTGGCGCGTAATTTATACGATGATTTAGTTATGAATCACGCTAGAAGAGTAATAAACATAGCTAATGTGTCGAAAAACGATTTGTCTGTAATTACAGCTAGTGATTTTGAAGTTTTGAGCTAG
- a CDS encoding DUF4317 domain-containing protein, translating into MLKKEVAYIRKQFKLDHEKLHIFDILNVYIMKETNEIYHYERQPFELLDREKQELHMGNFKKLLAGELDQKLFELKLHEDAETPTRVLLHQGLVTGDPEEWQDLMLLLVEKMLADTQYERDTVITFVRGQYFKPTKARNEEAEESENDEMFANPFILCSINSTEQQKKTLMFDYVEREFKYNVIVDPIIKLSSPEQGFFYPSVTDGYSDVNRILYSSGRAHEPNQHFIEEVLNAEKSVTALEERAIFEEIVKEVTGDQLDASTIANVYEEIHQVIETHEEEEPPKLDYKDVERMLTVSGVENVTTEKVERAFQTIVDDKNYEIKASSVIPKFTSKSIKIDTKIATISISPQDLKYVRQVNYQGKRCILIEVDEDAVIEGFTLSTETL; encoded by the coding sequence ATGTTAAAGAAAGAAGTCGCGTATATTCGCAAGCAATTTAAGCTGGATCACGAAAAGCTGCACATTTTCGATATTCTTAATGTGTATATTATGAAGGAAACCAATGAAATCTATCATTACGAGCGTCAACCGTTCGAACTGCTGGACAGGGAGAAGCAGGAACTGCATATGGGCAATTTCAAAAAGCTGCTGGCCGGGGAATTGGATCAAAAGCTGTTTGAGTTAAAGCTTCATGAGGACGCGGAGACGCCTACGCGGGTACTTCTTCATCAAGGTCTGGTGACCGGCGACCCCGAAGAATGGCAAGATCTGATGCTCCTGCTGGTAGAGAAAATGCTGGCGGATACCCAATATGAACGGGATACGGTGATTACTTTCGTTCGCGGGCAATATTTCAAGCCGACCAAGGCCAGGAATGAAGAAGCCGAGGAGAGCGAAAACGACGAAATGTTCGCCAATCCGTTCATTCTGTGCAGCATAAATTCTACGGAACAACAGAAGAAAACGCTTATGTTCGATTATGTCGAGCGGGAATTCAAGTATAACGTCATCGTAGATCCGATCATTAAGTTAAGTTCGCCGGAGCAAGGCTTTTTCTACCCCAGCGTGACGGATGGCTATTCCGATGTGAATCGTATTCTTTATTCCTCGGGCAGAGCGCATGAGCCGAATCAGCATTTCATCGAGGAAGTCTTGAATGCGGAGAAGAGCGTGACTGCGTTAGAAGAGAGGGCCATTTTTGAGGAGATCGTGAAAGAAGTAACGGGAGATCAGCTCGATGCCTCGACGATCGCGAACGTATACGAGGAAATTCATCAAGTCATCGAAACCCACGAGGAGGAAGAACCGCCGAAGCTGGATTATAAAGATGTGGAACGCATGCTGACGGTGAGCGGCGTGGAGAACGTGACGACGGAAAAGGTGGAACGGGCGTTTCAAACGATCGTTGACGATAAAAACTATGAAATCAAAGCGAGCAGCGTTATTCCGAAGTTCACTTCGAAATCGATTAAGATCGATACGAAGATAGCCACGATCTCGATCAGTCCTCAAGATTTAAAGTACGTGAGACAGGTGAATTATCAAGGGAAACGCTGCATCTTGATCGAGGTTGACGAAGACGCCGTGATTGAAGGATTTACGCTCAGTACGGAGACGTTGTAG
- a CDS encoding DUF4256 domain-containing protein: MTKSNRTNNAKALSPEQREELLGTLKSRFEKNMSRHNGLEWANVQLKLEANVEKLWSLNEMERTGGEPDVVGHDKETDEYIFYDCSAESPKGRRSVCYDREALESRKEHKPENNAIDMAAAMGIELLTEEQYREMQELGKFDTKTSSWVKTPANIRKLGGAIFCDRRYETVFVYHNGAESYYAARGFRGSLRV; the protein is encoded by the coding sequence ATGACAAAGAGTAATAGAACCAACAACGCAAAGGCGCTGTCACCAGAACAGCGTGAAGAGCTGCTCGGAACATTGAAATCCCGATTCGAGAAAAACATGAGCCGTCATAATGGCCTTGAATGGGCTAATGTTCAACTAAAGCTCGAAGCTAATGTTGAAAAACTGTGGTCGCTCAATGAAATGGAGAGAACTGGCGGCGAACCGGATGTTGTTGGTCATGATAAAGAGACGGACGAATATATTTTTTATGATTGTTCAGCGGAAAGTCCTAAAGGTCGCAGAAGTGTTTGTTACGACCGTGAAGCGCTGGAGTCAAGAAAAGAACATAAACCGGAGAATAACGCCATTGATATGGCTGCTGCCATGGGCATTGAGCTTTTAACGGAAGAACAATACCGGGAGATGCAGGAACTTGGAAAGTTTGATACGAAAACATCGAGCTGGGTGAAAACACCCGCTAATATTAGAAAACTCGGCGGGGCCATCTTTTGTGACCGTCGCTACGAGACTGTCTTTGTGTACCACAATGGAGCGGAATCCTACTATGCTGCCAGGGGGTTCCGCGGCTCGTTAAGGGTCTGA
- a CDS encoding carbohydrate-binding protein, with product MTNRKFSFKATSLLVVLAVFLSTFCAVLPVSAAARGAWAPNTAYAVNDTVTYSGSTYTCRQAHTSLVGWEPPIVPALWEKGGSGTTPPTTPPTTPPTNPSVTKPSEVPSHIWTYAVNADNKFGKGGDFALLLSAVIKKESSFGAGLPGSPSAGDGLMQVEPNTRNAYLSQFSSKFGRAYNHSSEQDQVYLGALILNEKIVKFGNIYNGLLHYNGGDYWYPGATDSYGRPILANQYADAVYATYKGYGGKN from the coding sequence ATGACTAATAGAAAGTTTTCTTTTAAAGCCACATCACTTTTGGTAGTTTTAGCAGTATTCTTATCCACCTTTTGCGCAGTCTTACCGGTGAGCGCAGCCGCTAGAGGAGCATGGGCTCCAAATACTGCATATGCAGTAAATGATACAGTAACATATAGTGGAAGTACTTATACCTGTCGTCAGGCACATACTTCCCTCGTTGGTTGGGAACCACCCATTGTTCCTGCTTTATGGGAGAAAGGCGGCAGCGGAACGACACCACCAACGACACCACCAACGACACCACCAACAAATCCTTCAGTAACAAAGCCATCCGAAGTTCCAAGCCACATATGGACATATGCAGTGAATGCGGACAATAAATTCGGTAAAGGCGGAGATTTTGCTTTATTGCTGAGTGCTGTGATCAAAAAGGAAAGCAGTTTTGGAGCAGGTTTACCAGGCAGTCCATCAGCCGGCGACGGATTGATGCAGGTAGAACCAAACACACGTAATGCTTATTTATCGCAATTCAGCTCAAAATTTGGCCGCGCTTATAATCACAGCAGTGAACAAGATCAGGTTTATTTGGGCGCCCTGATTTTAAATGAAAAGATTGTTAAATTCGGCAACATATATAACGGCTTATTACACTATAACGGAGGAGATTACTGGTATCCGGGAGCTACAGATTCTTATGGCCGTCCTATTCTGGCCAATCAATACGCAGATGCGGTTTACGCTACTTATAAGGGCTATGGCGGTAAGAACTAA
- a CDS encoding TetR/AcrR family transcriptional regulator, with translation MQVKKSDILITALRLFIEQGYHATSIQDILDKTNISRGTFYKHFQTKGELFRDVLVYSEEKMYVDRDQLLVGQDETNKDIFIRQLEVMMNYRIEKKVDALLMDALVSNDNEIIAFLKQIRQQWAYWFFTRMKQIYPEYRDYIADATIFLTGILHNANEINNVQIQPKPMIEICNYCFSLVDEVLSLLKHKRLRLFNIEDFEQSLLSIGQVDFPYNDLMLSTGNLKKLIEKLPANNDNRQHALDLLQFVQNEAMSENPRKAVISSCLKSLMNIKSIMNTDELVIYMNTLKKLGFYPVDLNP, from the coding sequence ATGCAGGTGAAAAAATCCGATATATTAATTACGGCTCTTCGTCTTTTTATTGAACAAGGTTATCATGCCACATCAATCCAGGACATTCTTGACAAAACCAATATTTCAAGAGGAACTTTTTATAAACACTTTCAAACCAAAGGAGAACTATTCAGGGATGTACTCGTGTATTCCGAAGAAAAAATGTATGTGGATCGTGATCAACTTTTAGTCGGACAGGATGAAACGAACAAAGATATCTTTATTCGTCAGTTAGAAGTTATGATGAACTATCGCATAGAAAAAAAAGTAGATGCATTGCTTATGGATGCTTTAGTTTCCAACGATAATGAAATTATTGCTTTCTTAAAACAGATCAGGCAACAATGGGCATATTGGTTCTTCACAAGGATGAAGCAGATTTACCCAGAATATCGAGATTATATTGCTGATGCTACAATTTTTTTAACGGGGATTCTGCATAATGCCAACGAAATAAATAATGTTCAAATCCAACCAAAACCTATGATTGAAATTTGCAATTATTGTTTTAGTCTAGTAGATGAAGTACTTTCATTACTCAAACATAAGCGACTACGGCTATTTAATATTGAAGATTTTGAACAGTCTTTACTTAGTATAGGACAAGTAGATTTCCCTTATAATGACCTCATGTTAAGTACTGGGAATTTAAAAAAATTAATTGAGAAACTTCCTGCGAATAACGATAATAGGCAGCACGCCCTTGATTTGTTACAATTTGTGCAGAATGAAGCAATGTCTGAAAATCCGCGGAAAGCCGTAATCTCAAGTTGTTTGAAATCTTTAATGAATATAAAAAGTATTATGAATACTGATGAATTGGTAATTTATATGAATACATTAAAAAAGCTAGGGTTCTATCCTGTGGACCTGAATCCGTGA
- a CDS encoding SF0329 family protein, whose amino-acid sequence MSWSKLKQQLESFLSPALQGRVEYRAPGYRYLPDKSGICYISVDKKNILNMSDKTNFIRWYQTELEIKNDPEIQIPITSDDIEAVRKDTKGPVPEDRLIVIARSRKSSEHAKELLSAQASLSKSNFIVVANKFLSTSVEDSMESHEILLNILALVDRRVGKKRILNMSDQMKLKHPIVQYFYELRRKTL is encoded by the coding sequence ATGTCCTGGAGCAAATTGAAGCAGCAGCTGGAGAGCTTTCTCAGTCCTGCGTTACAGGGAAGGGTGGAATACCGCGCACCGGGTTATCGTTATTTACCGGATAAATCAGGGATTTGTTATATCTCGGTTGATAAGAAGAACATCCTTAATATGAGTGATAAGACGAACTTCATCAGATGGTACCAAACGGAGCTGGAAATCAAGAATGATCCTGAAATTCAAATTCCGATCACCAGTGACGACATTGAGGCGGTCAGAAAAGATACCAAAGGACCCGTGCCGGAGGATCGCTTAATAGTCATTGCTCGAAGCAGAAAAAGCTCTGAACATGCAAAAGAGCTTTTGTCCGCTCAGGCTTCATTAAGTAAATCCAATTTTATCGTTGTGGCTAATAAGTTCTTATCTACGTCTGTAGAGGATAGCATGGAGAGCCATGAAATCCTATTGAATATTCTAGCTTTGGTGGACAGAAGAGTTGGGAAAAAGCGGATTTTAAACATGTCCGATCAGATGAAGTTAAAGCATCCCATTGTGCAGTATTTTTATGAACTACGGCGTAAAACATTATGA
- a CDS encoding nucleotidyltransferase domain-containing protein: MTVQQVIDQINKELSGVKGIVGVVLGGSRARGTNHATSDIDIGIYYDEAAGFDVSEVGKIATKLDDEHRGNIITSLGEWGPWVNGGGWLIVQGYHVDFLFRDVKRVSQVMDDCLMGKVSPNYQTGHPHAYINVMYLGEISICKVLSDPTNQIAELKARTMPYPKPLKDAVIGYFMFESSFSLMFAEKNLDKDDISYVAGHAFRSISCLNQVIFALNGEYCINEKKAVRMIEGFNTKPNDYKKKIDQIINLISSNQDSTKEGIEILQELISETERLLNI, from the coding sequence ATGACTGTACAACAGGTTATTGATCAAATAAATAAAGAACTTAGTGGAGTTAAGGGCATCGTGGGCGTAGTATTAGGAGGTTCGCGAGCAAGAGGAACTAATCATGCTACTTCTGACATTGATATTGGGATTTATTATGATGAAGCGGCAGGCTTTGATGTCAGTGAAGTTGGTAAGATCGCTACAAAATTGGATGATGAACATCGGGGAAATATCATCACATCTTTAGGAGAATGGGGTCCATGGGTAAATGGCGGGGGATGGCTCATTGTTCAAGGATATCATGTGGATTTTTTATTCCGTGATGTAAAACGTGTATCACAGGTTATGGATGACTGTTTGATGGGAAAGGTTTCTCCCAATTATCAGACTGGACACCCCCATGCTTATATTAATGTTATGTATTTGGGTGAAATCTCAATTTGTAAAGTATTATCTGACCCCACCAATCAAATAGCCGAACTAAAAGCTAGAACCATGCCGTATCCAAAACCATTAAAAGATGCAGTGATTGGATATTTTATGTTTGAATCATCCTTTTCCTTAATGTTTGCTGAGAAAAATTTAGATAAGGATGACATTTCGTACGTTGCAGGCCATGCCTTCCGCTCTATTTCATGTCTAAATCAAGTGATATTTGCATTAAATGGGGAATACTGTATCAATGAGAAAAAGGCAGTTCGGATGATTGAAGGTTTTAATACAAAACCTAATGATTATAAGAAAAAGATAGATCAAATTATTAATTTGATTTCCTCAAATCAAGACAGTACAAAGGAAGGTATTGAAATACTTCAAGAACTCATTTCAGAAACAGAAAGATTATTAAATATATAG
- a CDS encoding DHA2 family efflux MFS transporter permease subunit — MGKEQSLPTFKRNVLVVVMLAGAFVTMLNQTLLNTALPQIMKDLSISANTAQWLTTGFMLVTGVLIPVSAFLIEKFSTRRLFITAMCLFASGTLMAAIAPNFPVLLFGRILQAVSDGLMLPLMQTIFLMIFPVKQRGSAMGMVGLVMAFAPAIGPTLSGWVVGNFSWRALFYMIFPIAVLIIIFASFMLENVTKVTRPKIDIMSIILSSLGFGGLLYGFSSAGNHAWNSSEVVITLITGTVAIGLFIWRQLAVEKPMLEFRVLKNWTFSLTLFIGMVVMVTMIGVELFLPLYIQTARGFTPLESGLLLLPGAIVMGIMSPITGRIFDKVGARPLALIGSVILVGMTFLFSNMTASTPYIYMMVIYAIRMFGISLMMMPVMTAGLNQLPDHLIPHGTAMSNTLTQMAASVGAALLVTVMTNNTAAAVQQKLPNPMIHGVSVAFTFSTVLAFFALVLSFFIKPMKISQKEDTQDEGSSATES, encoded by the coding sequence ATGGGGAAAGAACAGTCTCTTCCAACGTTTAAGCGGAATGTACTTGTGGTAGTTATGCTTGCAGGTGCTTTTGTTACCATGTTAAATCAGACGCTGCTCAATACCGCTTTGCCACAAATCATGAAGGATCTATCCATTTCCGCCAATACAGCTCAGTGGTTAACGACCGGGTTCATGCTTGTCACCGGGGTGTTGATTCCGGTTTCTGCTTTTCTAATAGAAAAATTTTCGACAAGAAGACTGTTTATTACTGCCATGTGCCTGTTTGCGTCCGGGACATTGATGGCTGCTATTGCACCAAACTTTCCTGTTTTATTATTCGGGAGGATTCTACAGGCGGTAAGTGACGGGCTCATGCTCCCGTTAATGCAAACGATCTTTTTAATGATTTTTCCTGTTAAGCAACGTGGGTCAGCAATGGGTATGGTGGGACTGGTAATGGCTTTTGCTCCTGCGATTGGACCGACACTTTCCGGTTGGGTTGTTGGTAACTTTTCATGGCGAGCCCTCTTTTATATGATTTTCCCAATTGCTGTACTTATCATCATTTTTGCTTCGTTTATGCTTGAAAATGTTACGAAAGTGACCCGTCCAAAAATTGATATCATGTCCATTATTTTGTCATCCCTTGGATTTGGAGGATTGTTGTACGGCTTCAGCAGCGCAGGTAATCATGCCTGGAACAGTTCAGAAGTGGTCATTACTTTGATTACCGGTACGGTCGCAATTGGTTTGTTTATTTGGCGGCAGCTGGCTGTTGAAAAACCGATGCTTGAGTTCAGGGTGTTAAAAAACTGGACCTTCTCATTGACCTTATTTATCGGTATGGTTGTTATGGTGACGATGATCGGCGTAGAGCTCTTTCTTCCGCTTTATATACAAACGGCAAGAGGCTTTACACCGCTTGAATCGGGTTTGCTGTTGTTACCTGGTGCGATTGTGATGGGGATAATGTCGCCGATTACCGGGAGGATCTTTGATAAGGTTGGAGCACGACCGTTGGCTCTTATTGGTTCGGTTATCTTAGTAGGTATGACGTTCTTGTTCAGTAACATGACCGCTTCAACGCCATACATCTATATGATGGTGATTTACGCCATACGAATGTTCGGAATATCTCTTATGATGATGCCAGTCATGACGGCCGGATTAAACCAACTGCCTGACCATTTGATTCCACATGGAACCGCAATGAGTAACACGTTGACGCAAATGGCCGCTTCTGTTGGAGCAGCCTTGCTGGTTACGGTTATGACGAACAATACAGCGGCTGCCGTTCAGCAAAAACTTCCCAATCCAATGATTCATGGGGTCTCAGTTGCCTTTACGTTCTCCACCGTTTTGGCATTCTTTGCTTTAGTATTGTCATTCTTTATTAAACCGATGAAAATATCACAGAAAGAAGATACACAAGACGAAGGCAGTTCTGCTACTGAAAGCTAA
- a CDS encoding AI-2E family transporter has product MAKENAFLDDNQGLSEDVADSFDFDELEEKLQSQLEEELADLEFLADEKEKIGNPDNLGNVIMDVVWEQFMNQIAVTAGEDFIKENNGLKLDLRDEAHIQTTENFANGNIATHNTKIYYQERYDSWQSNFQKDPNTEHKTSNFRYNEDQQVWEKHDTRIDSWKKVLNKGSRDDFDKRRPTGKDTNNTNMDHTVSAAEIIRDPAANAHMTREEQVAFANSEKNLNLMDSAANQSKGDSTTSEWLDSERDGKKAAERFNVDEEALRKKDKEAREEYEKQKKEAEKKSIEAGKQSQKEEAFRIGGKALRAVLMQLLADLVKEIIAKLVKWFKSAKKGLDTLLDSLKEAIHSFISKMKTHLINAGNTVSSTVATAILGPIFGTIKKVWMLLKQGWKSLKDAVNYIKSPENKGKPISRLLLETGKIIIAGLTGAGALVLGEAIEKGLMTIPIFAIEIPLIGILANIIGIFLGAVVAGIIGAIAINLIEKRIEKSQKADVVKAQVEKSNEVLNLQHQVRIVSEVNLEHTKANAAKEIKDRHVAAANMMSESLKNIAANCEDDESIQNTFDDIDNLFDELSEE; this is encoded by the coding sequence ATGGCAAAGGAAAATGCTTTTCTTGATGATAACCAAGGGCTTAGTGAGGATGTAGCGGACTCTTTTGACTTTGATGAGTTGGAAGAGAAACTCCAAAGCCAATTAGAAGAAGAGCTTGCTGATTTGGAATTTTTGGCAGACGAAAAGGAGAAAATAGGAAACCCGGACAACCTTGGAAATGTCATTATGGATGTTGTTTGGGAGCAGTTTATGAATCAAATTGCTGTCACCGCTGGGGAGGATTTTATTAAAGAGAATAATGGCCTCAAACTTGATTTACGAGATGAAGCTCATATTCAAACAACAGAAAATTTTGCGAATGGAAACATTGCAACACATAATACAAAAATTTACTATCAAGAGCGATATGATAGTTGGCAAAGTAATTTTCAGAAGGATCCTAACACAGAGCATAAGACTAGCAATTTTAGATACAATGAAGACCAACAAGTGTGGGAAAAACATGATACAAGAATCGACTCGTGGAAAAAGGTGTTAAATAAAGGATCACGTGATGATTTTGATAAAAGGCGCCCGACTGGAAAAGATACAAATAATACCAATATGGATCACACTGTTTCGGCAGCAGAAATTATTCGAGATCCCGCTGCTAATGCACATATGACAAGAGAAGAACAGGTTGCTTTTGCAAATAGCGAGAAAAACCTTAACCTAATGGATTCTGCAGCAAACCAGTCTAAGGGCGATTCGACTACGTCGGAATGGCTAGACAGCGAAAGAGATGGAAAAAAAGCAGCAGAACGATTTAATGTAGATGAGGAAGCTCTGCGTAAAAAAGACAAAGAGGCTCGTGAAGAATACGAAAAGCAGAAAAAAGAAGCTGAGAAGAAATCTATCGAGGCAGGGAAACAGTCTCAAAAGGAAGAAGCATTTCGTATTGGCGGTAAAGCACTTAGAGCGGTGCTCATGCAGTTGCTTGCTGATTTGGTTAAAGAAATTATCGCTAAGTTAGTTAAGTGGTTTAAGTCTGCTAAAAAGGGCCTAGATACCCTTCTAGATAGCTTAAAAGAAGCTATTCATTCCTTCATCAGTAAAATGAAAACACACTTGATTAATGCAGGAAATACTGTGTCTAGTACTGTTGCAACAGCGATTTTAGGTCCTATTTTTGGAACCATAAAAAAAGTATGGATGTTGTTAAAGCAAGGTTGGAAATCGCTTAAAGACGCTGTCAATTATATAAAGAGCCCTGAGAACAAAGGTAAACCTATTAGTCGTCTCCTTCTCGAAACAGGTAAAATAATTATTGCAGGATTAACTGGAGCTGGAGCATTAGTGCTTGGCGAAGCTATCGAAAAAGGGCTGATGACAATTCCTATATTTGCCATAGAAATACCTTTGATTGGTATCCTTGCAAATATTATAGGTATTTTTCTAGGTGCTGTAGTTGCTGGGATTATAGGTGCTATTGCGATAAATCTTATTGAAAAAAGAATTGAAAAAAGCCAGAAAGCAGATGTTGTTAAAGCTCAAGTCGAGAAGAGCAACGAGGTTCTAAATCTTCAGCACCAAGTCCGTATTGTAAGTGAGGTAAACCTTGAACATACCAAGGCAAATGCAGCGAAGGAGATAAAAGATCGTCATGTTGCTGCAGCAAATATGATGAGTGAATCTCTAAAAAATATCGCTGCAAATTGCGAGGATGATGAATCTATACAGAACACATTTGACGATATCGATAATCTATTTGACGAACTAAGTGAGGAATAA